Proteins encoded together in one Procambarus clarkii isolate CNS0578487 chromosome 67, FALCON_Pclarkii_2.0, whole genome shotgun sequence window:
- the LOC138355479 gene encoding nitric oxide-associated protein 1-like isoform X1: protein MMAHIGKVLNFSSMLETTRIHNYCFVITHIPILPKFTVLCNVPNQHNLRFIHMKRTLNAITVLQKDIKEENIDQDKLPEIVKYVNDKRIIYSSHIADQSVHLNYGTRNRLAKKFKVAKDRKIKAAATPLIIEKMLAVDEKTSDEFELESVSSASSTVAYPYSHTHDINLENITLKSHTEVAESELNDDNIAMTVREDIACRMLAYEEGILQKLESTSKKDSSKNTLTNFKDEYFFNDSISEDFVKDINTESSPLIKEHGTADPTIPVSDVPCGGCGAHLHCQAPAFPGFVPKEDFEGLNRGELRSVLCQRCYFLRYHKMALNVRVSPSVYPKILEPIKNVKALILVVVDLLDVPCSIWPNFIDIIGTRRPVVVVGNKVDLLPADGKNHLRRIEDSLAAAIDKTDLGRANIRHTVLVSAQTGFGIEDLITKIHNTWDTKGDIYILGCTNSGKSTLFNTLLGSDLCKTSASSLIQRATTSCWPGTTLNMLKFPILRPSRYRLYLRVQRMKEQQKVQSMTAKLKPDYTKSISVGTLSGHIGRTFENLEEPDERFDPFSTNMRNIGKEQRKILGINTNDPKYSLGKWCFDTPGTVQPDQLINLLTHDELMKVLPSRLIQPSTFCLHTGHSLFIGGLARLDLVYSPQPVRFTVFRSEHLPITVVKTVDASSFYRNYLGSTLLGVPVGDEERLRHWPAITPKNMRTFTISKDRSCADVVLSSAGWVAITGIWKHVIELRGWTPGGRGIYLRDPPILPLSIKLRGPRIEKSPAHKAHRIFVPK, encoded by the exons ATGATGGCCCACATTGGAAAAGTCTTGAATTTTTCTAGCATGCTAGAAACAACCAGGATTCATAATTACTGTTTTGTAATAACACACATTCCAATCTTACCTAAGTTTACCGTGCTATGCAATGtgcctaaccaacataacctaagGTTTATTCACATGAAAAGGACGTTAAACGCTATAACAGTATTACAGAAAGATATAAAAGAAGAAAATATTGATCAAGACAAATTACCAGAAATTGTTAAATATGTAAATGATAAACGAATTATCTACAGCTCTCATATAGCTGATCAAAGTGTTCATTTGAATTATGGCACTAGGAATAGATTAGCAAAGAAATTTAAAGTTGCAAAAGATAGAAAAATAAAGGCTGCTGCAACTCCTCTTATTATTGAAAAAATGCTGGCAGTGGATGAGAAAACTAGTGatgaatttgaattggagagtgtTTCAAGTGCAAGTTCTACTGTAGCATACCCATACTCTCACACACACGATATAAATTTAGAGAATATTACTTTGAAATCACATACAGAAGTAGCAGAGTCAGAACTAAATGATGATAATATTGCCATGACCGTGAGAGAGGACATAGCTTGTCGAATGCTTGCCTATGAAGAGGGAATTCTGCAGAAGCTAGAAAGCACATCCAAAAAAGATTCTTCCAAAAATACATTAACTAACTTTAAAGATGAATATTTTTTTAATGACTCTATAAGTGAAGACTTTGTAAAAGACATCAATACAGAATCATCTCCACTAATTAAAGAACATGGTACAGCAGATCCCACCATTCCTGTAAGTGATGTACCTTGTGGTGGATGTGGGGCTCACCTTCACTGTCAGGCTCCTGCTTTCCCAG GCTTCGTACCAAAAGAGGATTTTGAGGGCCTAAATCGTGGTGAGCTGCGTAGTGTTCTCTGCCAGCGTTGCTATTTTCTGAGATACCACAAAATGGCTCTAAATGTACGTGTCTCACCATCAGTATACCCCAAAATCCTAGAACCCATCAAGAATGTGAAGGCATTGATATTGGTGGTGGTAGATCTTCTAGATGTACCATGCTCCATTTGGCCTAACTTCATAGATATCATAG GCACACGCAGGCCAGTTGTAGTGGTGGGAAACAAAGTCGACCTTTTACCAGCTGATGGGAAAAATCACCTTCGGAGAATTGAAGATTCTCTTGCCGCTGCAATTGACAAGACTGACTTAGGTCGAGCAAATATTCGTCATACAGTTCTTGTCTCTGCACAAACAGGTTTTGGGATTGAAGATCTTATCACAAAAATTCATAATACATGGGACACAAAAG GAGATATATATATTCTTGGATGTACCAACTCTGGCAAGTCAACTCTCTTCAATACCCTGCTTGGATCTGATCTCTGCAAGACAAGTGCGTCAAGTCTTATTCAACGTGCCACTACATCTTGCTGGCCAGGAACAACTCTTAATATGCTTAAG TTCCCCATTCTTCGTCCATCAAGATATCGGCTGTATCTTAGAGTTCAGAGAATGAAAGAGCAACAGAAAGTTCAATCTATGACTGCAAAATTAAAACCTGATTACACCAAAAGTATCTCAGTTGGAACATTGTCTG GTCACATTGGAAGAACATTTGAAAATTTAGAAGAGCCTGATGAGAGGTTTGATCCCTTCTCAACAAATATGAGAAATATAGGAAAGGAGCAGAGGAAAATTCTTGGTATCAATACAAATGATCCAAAATACTCCCTTGGCAAGTGGTGTTTTGATACGCCAGGAACAGTACAACCAGACCAG TTAATCAACTTACTCACCCATGATGAACTGATGAAGGTGCTGCCTAGTAGGCTCATACAACCCAGCACATTCTGTCTTCATACTGGCCATAGCCTCTTCATTGGAGGGTTGGCTCGTCTTGATCTTGTTTATAGCCCACAGCCAGTCAG GTTTACAGTCTTCAGATCAGAACATCTTCCAATAACAGTGGTAAAGACAGTTGATGCATCATCATTTTATCGTAACTATCTTGGGTCTACACTTCTTGGTGTTCCAGTGGGAGATGAGGAGCGCCTTCGTCATTGGCCAGCAATTACTCCAAAGAACATGCGAACATTCACTATTAGTAAAGACAGAAGTTGTGCTGATGTGGTACTATCATCTGCAG GTTGGGTTGCTATTACTGGAATATGGAAACATGTTATTGAGCTGCGAGGCTGGACTCCAGGAGGACGTGGCATATATCTGAGGGACCCACCAATACTTCCTCTGTCAATAAAACTAAGGGGTCCTCGCATAGAAAAATCACCAGCACACAAAGCCCACAGAATTTTTGTTCCTAAATGA
- the LOC138355479 gene encoding nitric oxide-associated protein 1-like isoform X2, producing the protein MMAHIGKVLNFSSMLETTRIHNYCFVITHIPILPKFTVLCNVPNQHNLRFIHMKRTLNAITVLQKDIKEENIDQDKLPEIVKYVNDKRIIYSSHIADQSVHLNYGTRNRLAKKFKVAKDRKIKAAATPLIIEKMLAVDEKTSDEFELESVSSASSTVAYPYSHTHDINLENITLKSHTEVAESELNDDNIAMTVREDIACRMLAYEEGILQKLESTSKKDSSKNTLTNFKDEYFFNDSISEDFVKDINTESSPLIKEHGTADPTIPVSDVPCGGCGAHLHCQAPAFPGFVPKEDFEGLNRGELRSVLCQRCYFLRYHKMALNVRVSPSVYPKILEPIKNVKALILVVVDLLDVPCSIWPNFIDIIGTRRPVVVVGNKVDLLPADGKNHLRRIEDSLAAAIDKTDLGRANIRHTVLVSAQTGFGIEDLITKIHNTWDTKGDIYILGCTNSGKSTLFNTLLGSDLCKTSASSLIQRATTSCWPGTTLNMLKFPILRPSRYRLYLRVQRMKEQQKVQSMTAKLKPDYTKSISVGTLSGHIGRTFENLEEPDERFDPFSTNMRNIGKEQRKILGINTNDPKYSLGKWCFDTPGTVQPDQLINLLTHDELMKVLPSRLIQPSTFCLHTGHSLFIGGLARLDLVYSPQPVSGR; encoded by the exons ATGATGGCCCACATTGGAAAAGTCTTGAATTTTTCTAGCATGCTAGAAACAACCAGGATTCATAATTACTGTTTTGTAATAACACACATTCCAATCTTACCTAAGTTTACCGTGCTATGCAATGtgcctaaccaacataacctaagGTTTATTCACATGAAAAGGACGTTAAACGCTATAACAGTATTACAGAAAGATATAAAAGAAGAAAATATTGATCAAGACAAATTACCAGAAATTGTTAAATATGTAAATGATAAACGAATTATCTACAGCTCTCATATAGCTGATCAAAGTGTTCATTTGAATTATGGCACTAGGAATAGATTAGCAAAGAAATTTAAAGTTGCAAAAGATAGAAAAATAAAGGCTGCTGCAACTCCTCTTATTATTGAAAAAATGCTGGCAGTGGATGAGAAAACTAGTGatgaatttgaattggagagtgtTTCAAGTGCAAGTTCTACTGTAGCATACCCATACTCTCACACACACGATATAAATTTAGAGAATATTACTTTGAAATCACATACAGAAGTAGCAGAGTCAGAACTAAATGATGATAATATTGCCATGACCGTGAGAGAGGACATAGCTTGTCGAATGCTTGCCTATGAAGAGGGAATTCTGCAGAAGCTAGAAAGCACATCCAAAAAAGATTCTTCCAAAAATACATTAACTAACTTTAAAGATGAATATTTTTTTAATGACTCTATAAGTGAAGACTTTGTAAAAGACATCAATACAGAATCATCTCCACTAATTAAAGAACATGGTACAGCAGATCCCACCATTCCTGTAAGTGATGTACCTTGTGGTGGATGTGGGGCTCACCTTCACTGTCAGGCTCCTGCTTTCCCAG GCTTCGTACCAAAAGAGGATTTTGAGGGCCTAAATCGTGGTGAGCTGCGTAGTGTTCTCTGCCAGCGTTGCTATTTTCTGAGATACCACAAAATGGCTCTAAATGTACGTGTCTCACCATCAGTATACCCCAAAATCCTAGAACCCATCAAGAATGTGAAGGCATTGATATTGGTGGTGGTAGATCTTCTAGATGTACCATGCTCCATTTGGCCTAACTTCATAGATATCATAG GCACACGCAGGCCAGTTGTAGTGGTGGGAAACAAAGTCGACCTTTTACCAGCTGATGGGAAAAATCACCTTCGGAGAATTGAAGATTCTCTTGCCGCTGCAATTGACAAGACTGACTTAGGTCGAGCAAATATTCGTCATACAGTTCTTGTCTCTGCACAAACAGGTTTTGGGATTGAAGATCTTATCACAAAAATTCATAATACATGGGACACAAAAG GAGATATATATATTCTTGGATGTACCAACTCTGGCAAGTCAACTCTCTTCAATACCCTGCTTGGATCTGATCTCTGCAAGACAAGTGCGTCAAGTCTTATTCAACGTGCCACTACATCTTGCTGGCCAGGAACAACTCTTAATATGCTTAAG TTCCCCATTCTTCGTCCATCAAGATATCGGCTGTATCTTAGAGTTCAGAGAATGAAAGAGCAACAGAAAGTTCAATCTATGACTGCAAAATTAAAACCTGATTACACCAAAAGTATCTCAGTTGGAACATTGTCTG GTCACATTGGAAGAACATTTGAAAATTTAGAAGAGCCTGATGAGAGGTTTGATCCCTTCTCAACAAATATGAGAAATATAGGAAAGGAGCAGAGGAAAATTCTTGGTATCAATACAAATGATCCAAAATACTCCCTTGGCAAGTGGTGTTTTGATACGCCAGGAACAGTACAACCAGACCAG TTAATCAACTTACTCACCCATGATGAACTGATGAAGGTGCTGCCTAGTAGGCTCATACAACCCAGCACATTCTGTCTTCATACTGGCCATAGCCTCTTCATTGGAGGGTTGGCTCGTCTTGATCTTGTTTATAGCCCACAGCCAGTCAG TGGGAGATGA